Within Runella rosea, the genomic segment ATTTATACTATGGCTCCAGCAATACTTATCCGCTTTATGGGTGGGAAATCAATCCTAAAACGTTGCAACCCATCGGCGAACGAAAAGAACTGGTTCGCCTCCATGATGACCAACACGGGTGGGAACGTTTTGGTGATTACAATGACAATATTTTCCTAAAACCCTTCATCGAAGGCGCTTGGGTGGATAAACATAACGGTAAATACTATTTTCAATACGGCGCGCCAGGTACGGAATTCAACGGCTATGCCGATGGGGTTTACGTTTCAGATAAACCTCTTGGGCCTTTTACGTATCAAAAACATAATCCATTTTGCTATAAACCAGGTGGATTCATCAGAGGGGCTGGCCACGGAGGGAGTTTCAAAGATAATTTTGAAAACTGGTGGCACATTACAACGGGTGTAGTGACGGTCAAAAATAATTTCGAACGACGTTTAGTCTTGTTTCCAACGGGTTTTGATAAAGAGGGTATCATGTATTCAAACACTACCTTTGGCGATTACCCGCACACATTGCCCAATGGAAAGGCCAACCACCTAAAAAGCCGTTTTACGGGCTGGATGTTACTCAATTACAATAAACCAGTGCAGGTTTCCTCCTCGTTGAGCGGTTTTGCGGCCAATTACGCCGTTGACGAAGATATCAAGACCTATTGGAGTGCTACTAGTGCAAACAAGGGAGAATGGATTCAGAGCGATTTGGGCGCGATTTCTACCGTCAATGCCATCCAGATTAACTACGCTGATCAGGATGTAGATTCCATGTTTCTGGGAAAATTTACCAACATTTATCACCAATACCGACTTTGGCACTCTTTGGACGGCAAAAAATGGCAAATTTTGGTAGATAAAAGCCAAAACCGTACCGATGTTCCTCACGATTATATTGAATTACCCAAACCCGTTGAAACTCGTTTTATCAAACTGGAAAATATTCACATGGCCACGGGCAAATTTGCCATCAGCGGGTTGCGAGTTTTTGGGAAAGGAAAAGGAAATGCACCAAAATCAGTAAAAGGATTTATTGTTTTGCGGCAGGAAGATGACAAACGCAATGCATGGCTGAAATGGTATCCAGAAAGCGGCGCGCAGGGTTATCACATTCACTTTGGCATTGCACCCGATAAACTGTACAGCAGCATTATGGTGTACGGCAAAAATGAACATTACTTAAAAGCCATGGATAAAAGTACTACGTACTACTTTTCAATCGAGCCTTTTAATGAAAATGGCGTAGGTCAGCGTACGGATGTAATGAAGGTGGAATAATCTGTTTTTGGAAAGACTTGGAAAATTTTAAAAACTTTCCAAGTCTGAAATACACCTTCCCGAAAGTTTTGAAACTTTCGGGAAGGTGAGTAAGTACTAACTACGCCGAATTCCGTGCGGCGTTGATGATACCAAACATGGCACGCATCACCAACTTACTGTAGACATCCACTTCAGCCGCAGGCAAATCTGCCGATTGAAGCTTTTGGAGGGCATATTGTTGAATTGTCATCAGCGGTAATACAATACGCTCCCGAACAATGATGGACTCTTTGGTTACAGGATTTTGATTCATCAATTCTTTTTCGCCCGAAAACTCTAGCATCAGATTGATGCTACGCTCGTATTCCTCAAACATCATATTCCAGAGCGTACTGAATTCAGGGTTTTCCTTGAGGTATTTCGTAGCTGGATAATACGCCTTCATCAATGACTGCATAGAGTTTTCGACGAGTGTACGTACAAAAAGTGAGCGCTTGTATAACTTCTTCAACGCATCCATTTTGCCGTTTTTCTTCAAGGTTTCGAGTGCCGAACCAAACCCGTAAAAACCAGGCACATTTTGCTTCATTTGCGCCCATGAACCCACGAATGGAATAGCCCGCAAATCCTCAAATTTGAGTCCGCCGCCGCTGCCGCGCTTGTCGGGGCGGCTTCCAATTTTGGTTTGTCCGTAAAAACGAAGCGGCGTTATTTTCTCCAAATACGGCACAAACGTCTTATGATTTTTTAGTCCTAAATAGGCATCATACGCTACGTTGGCCAATTCTTCCATCAGGGCTTTATCGGCATCAGAAAGCTGATCTTTGGTATTTTTAGCCATAAAAAGATGATTTTCAAGCCCCGCCGTAAACAATCTTTCCAGATTGTACATGGCCGTTGGAACAGTTCCATAATTTGAACTGATGGTTTGTCCCTGAACGGTTAGCTGAATTTCTTTGTCTTCGATGTCTTTACCCAACGACGCATAGAACGCGTGGTTGTTTCCACCCCCACGACCTGGAGGGCCTCCGCGACCGTCGAAGAACGTGACTTTGACATCATATTCGCGCGAGATTTTGGTTAATTGCTCTTTGGCCGTAAAAATTGACCAGTTAGCGCGAAGGTAACCGCCGTCTTTGGTTCCGTCCGAAAACCCAACCATAATGGTTTGCTGATTTCCGCGTCGAGCCAAGTGTTCACGGTAATATTTGTTCTCGAACAATTGCTTCATTACATCGGCCGCACCCGCCAAATCATCGACGGTTTCAAACAAAGGAACAATGTCAACGCCGATTTCAGACGTTTTCCAGACGTTTTTCATCAACGCCAATACTTCAACAACGTTTAAGGCACTAGCGCAGTTACTGATTACGTAACGATGTGCCCCTGATTCTCCGTTGCGGCGTTGTATTTCACGAATCGCCAACATTGAGCCGTAAATATCCTGCGTGATAGGGTCATGGAAATCCGTCTCTGTCAACTCTACCTGCAATGAAAGTAAAAAGTCTATTTTGCGTTTTTCATCCCAACTTTGATAGTCGGTATACGTAAATACGGGTACCTGTTTCTCAATTTTGGTCAATACTTCCTCCCAAGCCAATGAATGTTTTGGGCTAACCTGGCGAATATCCAAACTGGCAAAGAAGAATCCAAAAAGCTTGATTTTTAGAATAGTATCATCTAAAGAATCTACAAAAAAGCTATCATGATGTTTTACCAAAACTTCTCTGGCCTGCTGTAAATCACTAAGCAATTCTTCGGCGGTAGCGTAATGTTCCTGCTCAGGATAATAGATCGCATTATTAACTTTTCTTTCTGCGGTAGCAATAAAATCCTCCACACCATCAAACGTTAGCCGACGCTTTAGGTACTTTATATCACGCCAATAACATTTAAGCAGAATCTGGCGCAGGCGATCGGCCACTTGCAAGGTCACATCCGACGTTACGAAAGGATTACCGTCGCGGTCACCGCCCGGCCAAAAGCCCAAACGAAAGAGTTCGGTATGTTCCCATTTATCAATTGGGAAGTTGAGCCCACGAAGTAACTTTTTCATGATGGCCGGAATGGCTTCGTAGAATACATTTTCCAAAAACCATCCCAACGTCAACGCTTCATCAAAAGGAGTCGGTTTATTCTTATTGATAAACCCTGTTTTCCCCAGTTGAAGGAGCAAATTATTGACCGTTACAAAATCATTGTCTTTGATGGCTTCCTCCAAATCGGTGATGATACCCAACACTTTTCCCGGATAAAATTGGGTAGGGTGGGCCGTCAAAACGATTCGTACACAAAAATCATCCAATTTTTTGAGCAGCTTTTCACGTAGGTCGTCGCTGTCTATACGGTTCAGGAGTTGCGTAATGGATCCCGGACCATTTAAATCATGCGTTTGGTCAAAACCTGCATCTTCTACTGAATCAAACAAAACTACCTGACGCTCAATGAATTTAATAAAATTAAAAAGCATATCTCGCCTTTCATGCTCGGTAGCGTGTTCGGTGTATTCTTCAAAAAAAGACTCAATGATTTGTTGCGGGCTGTTTCCTGCTTCAAATCCCTCTTCGCTGGCCTGCACAAGCAGTGGTAAGAGTGTTCCTGTTCGAAAAATGTCATGAAACGGTAGACTCAGGAACAAGCTGTTGAAGATATTATACTTCGTTACAACAGCGTCTTGATAAACGTTTGGCATTGTGGGTTATTTATTAAGGTGGGTAATGAGAAGCGAAGAAAGAAAAAAAATTGTACATTTTCAAGAAAACACCTTAAATATCGCTCACTTATTTATAATTAACCAGTATTAGCGTGACTTTCAGACTAAAATAGCTTCCAAATAACAAATCTGGAGAATGTACAGGCATTGAGTCTATTCACTACAATTTGTTAGCTTATGGACCTATTTTTAACCAATAGATTGATTGTAAGCTATTTAAGTATGTCGATTGTTAGCATACTCTTTTTCACTTACTCAACCTCTCAAACACACGCCCAAGAATTTCGTCGACGGGAAATTGACCCAAATTCGGTTGTACAAAATTTGCTTCCGATTCAGTCAGAAGACCTAAACTACAATGAAGTATACGAAAATCTGATTCAACTATATACCACTCCGCTTGACCTTAATACCTGCACTAGAGACGACTTAGCCTCGACTTACCTACTCAACGAACGTCAAATAAATAGCTTTTTTACATATCGTGAACAATTAGGAAAATTGGTCTCCATTTATGAGTTACAAGCCATTCCTACATTTGACTTGCCAACGATTTACAAAATACTACCCTTTGTCACGGTCATTCCTGACAGTAAATTGTTATGGAACGATTTGACGAACCCAACCGATCACTATTTATTAATTAGAACCGAACAATCACTGGAACAAAAACGCGGTTTTACCAACGATGTACCAATATCTCGGGATGGTGTACCACAACGCTTTGAAGGAAGTTCTACACAATGGTACGCCCGGTATCGGTATAGTAAAAGTAGAAATTTTAGCCTTGGTTTTACCATTGAAAAAGATGAAGGTGAAGCCTTTAGGTGGCAACCTTCTCAACACCGTTACGGGCCAGATTTTATCTCTTTTCATGCACAAATACAAAATAGAGGACGTATCAAAAACCTCGTTATCGGTGATTATCAGCTCCAAATCGGGCAAGGACTGATTTACTCAGCGGGTTTTTCTTTGGGAAAAGGCATGGAAACCGTTTATACCATTCGGCGACCTACCACAGGTGCGCGGCCCTATTCTTCCGTTACAGAATCAGGCTTTTTTCGCGGTACTTCCTTCACATACTTGTTGACCAAAAGGCTTCAATTAACTGCTCTGTATTCAAGAGTTCGCCGAAGCGGCAGCGTTAGTATATCCAACGACTTGACGGGCGAGGAGGTAATCAGTACCCTCCAAACAGATGGTTTACACCGAATTCCCAATGAGCTGGCCATTCGCGCCAACGTCGTTGAACAAAATGCGGGTGCCCATTTACTGTATCAATTTGCACGCGGCGAAATTGGTGGCACGATGCTTTACACCCACTTCAGTCAACCGCTTCAACGTGCCGTGGCTGTTCGAAATGAGTACGAATTTAAAGGTATAAATAATCTCTTGACGGGTATTCATGGCAATTACCTTTGGCATAATTATAATCTTTTTGCCGAGGTCGCACGTTCAAAAAGCGGCGGAGTAGGGGTAGTTGCGGGAATACTGGCTAGTATAAGCAAGCGTTGGGATGCGACTTTTTTATTTCGACATTTTGATAAAAACTTTCATAGTTTCTATTCAAATGCGTTTAGCGAAAGTAGTCGTAACAGCAACGAAACTGGCGTGTACATCGGCGGTAAGTATACGATTCATAAAAAACTGAAAGCAGGAGCTTATGTTGACGGTTATCGATTTCCTTGGTTTCGTTATTTAGTAGATAAGAAACCCACCTACGGCTACGATTTTTTAGTGCAAGGCACGTGGACTCCCAACAAAAAATGGGCTTTTTACGCTATTTATCGACAAGAACAAAAGGAACACAATATTGCCTCTAAACTATCAAAGCAGAAATTCGTAACCAACACCAATCGACATCAGCTTATCTTGAATACAGAGTACAACGCCTCTAAAATTTGGTCCTTTCGAACGCGTGCCCAAGGAAGCACATTTGCCTACAAAAATTTCAAAATAGACAAAGGCTGGATGCTAATGCAGGAAATAAATGCTGATTTTGGCAAGATTTCGGCATTGCTTCGATTTTCAATTTATAATACCGACAGTTATGATTCTAGGCAATATGCCGTTGAACGTGATGTACTTTATGCCGTTTCTATGCCCGCTTACTACGACTATGGTTTCCGAAATTTTCTTCTTATTCGATATACTCCTCACGCTCGCACCGATATTTGGGTTCGATTTGCACGTACCGATATGCCTAACCAAGAAACACTAAGTTCTTATGTTGATGAAATCGATGCTTCTCATCGTTCTGAACTAAAATTACAGGTCAGGCATCGCTTCTAAAAAGCAGCAGGCTTGTATATACTTCAAGATTGGCATAACTTTTGATAGTTCCTGTTCACTAAGGTTATAAACCTAAGTACTTGTTTGTCATCAGTTTCCCACTCGTATGAAGCATATATATAAATTAGGAGTTTTAACATTAACCATTTCTGTTTCTTTAGCATGGGTTCTTAATTGTACCAGCTTTAATAAAGTACAGCCACCCCCTCAACTCGCCAATTTCGATAACTTCAATATTATTACCTCTGAGTGGGTTGCCGCAGACCAATGGGTTGCCACTAGTGTTTTTGGCCTTCCAGCAAGAGCCTGTGAAATGAATCAATACAGACTTACAAATGATTTATTAGAGAAAAGTCAGTTATATGTCTATTCAAAAATTGGTGATAATATCCGCCCTTTACCATTTACAACAAATACTTCAACGGCCGAAATACGCTATGATTACACCGTTCCTAAATCCTCCCAACTGCGTATAGTAACGATTGGGCTGAAAGGTAAATTTACACCTGCAGAAGAACAAAAATATCGTTATGTTCTGATTCCTAATTCATTAGCAAAGAAAATACCCGTAAATATGGGTAACTACGATGAAGTAAAGTGGGCTTTTCATTTAAATGATTAATTCCACATTCTTTTTTTAGAATTTTAGTAAAATTGCCTATACTTGCCACCAACGTGCCAAGTATAGGCAATTTTGGCTTTACGCCTAAACAAATTCTAACATGCTTTACTACCTATTTTCTTATTTAGACAAAGAATTCAACTTCCCAGGTGCTGGAGTTTTCCAATATATTTCTTTCAGGGCCCTTGGTGCCACCATCACCTCCTTATTGATTGCGGCGATTTTTGGTGGGCGTATCATTAATTTTCTTCGCAACCAACAAATTGGGGAAACAATCCGCGATTTGGGCCTTCAAGGTCAGATGGAAAAAAAAGGGACTCCTACCATGGGCGGGTTTATTATCTTGGCTTCCTTGCTTATTCCTGCCTTATTGTTTGCCAAATTGTCCAACGTATACATTGTTCTCCTGCTAATTACGGCCGTTTGGACAGGCCTTATTGGTTTTTTGGACGATTACATAAAGAAGTTTAAAAACAATAAAGAAGGGCTACAGGGCAAATTTAAAGTTGTGGGTCAGGTAGGATTGGGGCTAATTGTCGGGATAACCTTGTCTTTCAATCAACATGTCAAAATCAGGCAATACGATAAGCCACTTATTAGTTCGGCTATTGGTGAAGTACAACGTTATACAGATGTTATCAATCCAACAATCACTACTTTGCCCTTTATAAAAAACAACGAGTTTGATTATTCTTCATTATTATTCGGCTTATTACCAGATAGTTATACATGGATTATTTATACCATTGTAGCTGTTTTTATCATTACAGCGGTATCAAACGGGGCAAATATTACGGATGGAATTGATGGTTTAGCAGCAGGAACATCCATCATTATTGCCCTAACACTTGGAGTTTTAGCCTACATCTCTGGAAACGCCAAATTCTCGCAGTACCTCAATATTATGTACATTCCTAACTCTGGTGAGCTGGTTATATTTATTGCCGCTTTTGTGGGGGCTTGCGTGGGCTTTTTGTGGTATAATTCTTACCCTGCGCAGGTTTTTATGGGAGATACGGGAAGTTTGATGCTTGGTGGCGTTATTGCGGTTATATCGCTGGCTGTGCGCAAGGAATTATTGATTCCCATCATGTGTGGCATCTTTCTGGTTGAACTTGTTTCCGTTATTTTACAGGTCAGTTATTTTAAGTATACCAAGAAGAAATTCGGAGAAGGCAAGCGTATTTTTCTAATGTCACCTTTGCACCATCATTTCCAGAAGAAAGGCTATCATGAAGCCAAAATTGTGGCCCGTTTCTGGATTGTGGGTATTATTCTGGCGATTGCAACATTAGTCACCTTGAAATTAAGATAACAATCTCATTATTAAATATTTACGGCCAAAATTTACGGAAGTGTTTTTTGGCCGTACGTTTTTTCTTCCAAAATAACTTTCTTTCCAAACACTCCTTTATTGACTGTCACCACCAACAAATTATCATAATCTTCATGTACAATTTTTGGAATGGACGGCTTGGTTCCCAACCCTTGTGCTATTTCTAAAATTGTGTCGCTGTGGCCGACAACCAATGCATTTTTTCCTTTTATTTTTTTCAACCGTTCTACAATGACACTCACTGGTTTGGGTTCATAAATCTCATATTGTTTCCCCAAGCGTTCCGTTAGAGGTTGCGCTGTATGACGATTTCGTTGGTATTTACTGACAAAAATATGGTCAATTTTTTTGTTGTAGAGACTATCAGATAAGGCCCTTGCGCGCTGATGGCCCCCTTCCGACAACGGTGTATCTGCGCTATCATCTAATCGCTCAGCATGACGTACGATATAAATTTGTGAGGTATAGCATGAATTCAGACTGGCTATTAAACCAATTGCCAACAATACTTCTTTTAATGCTACTTTTACCATTTCACCCTATATTGATTACTCTCTTTATATTGATTTTTAAAGCGTATCGCCACGCAGTTGTCTGAAACGCTTTCTTGCATCGGCAGCATAGATACTTGCTGGATATTTTTCAAGCATTCTCTGGTACAATTCCATTGATTTGTCTTTGTCCTTAAAGCGATTTTGGTACAATTCTGCCATCATAAAAAGTGCATCATCACCCAAGATATCAGTCGAGAACTTATCCACAATTATCTGCAAGTTATCCACTGCTTTTTGATTTTCTCCCATTTTTGCGTAGGTCCGGGCTTTTAGCCACAGAATCTCATCAGCAAGTGGGTGATCTTTGTACCTTACAAACATCCCGTCTAAGCGGTCTAGCGCTATCTGTGTTTGATTTTGATAAAGAAGCAAGTCGATGGCTGCATATTCCTTCATCGCGTCTTCAGAGGTATCTAAACCCGTGTTATCCTGAATCAATAAGCTCAATGCTCCGGCATCGTTGGCAATTTCTCGGGTTGTGGCCATTTTCAGGATGTCCAACAAGGCTTTTGATAACTCAAAATCACCTGTATAATAAAATTGTCGGGCATTGCGCAGTTTGGCTTCATAGCCAAGCGGGGTTTCTTTTTGCGATTTTTCAACTTGTGAATACAACAGTGTTGATTCCCACGGTTCATTTTTTAAGAGAAAAATATCTCCCAAGTCGAGTTTGCACTTATCCACAAAATCGCTTTCTGCTCGGCCTATTTTTACGGCATTCTGTAAAATGACGGTTGCGCTGTCCTTTTCATTCAGATAAAAAGCGTACAAACTAGCCATACTCCGCATCGCTTCAAGCGTGCGATTGTTTTGGCCAAGTTCTCCCAACAACTTTTTATAATCTTCAATCAAGCGTCGCACCGACGTTATTTCCACGGGGAATGTATTTTTCACCTGCTCTTCTCGCGCCACAATCATCATACGCCGGGCATATGGGTAGAGTTGTCCTTGTGGGTAATCTTTTACGACATATTCAAAAGACTGAATAGCTGCTGGGAAATCTTTGTTTTGTAGCGCCAGATTTCCTAAATCAAAAACTTTCGTACCGTTATATTTAAACCGTCTATCCAACGCCCTTTCCTGAATGAACGCTTTACTGAACTGTTTCTTTTGGGTCAAAAACCAAATGAGCATTTCGGCAAAGAAGGGCTCGTTGGGCTGACGTTGGATTTTTTCGTACAGAATCTTTTCAAATTTTGCCTGGTCTTTTTCTTCCCGCAGAAAATCTTGAAAATAGTTTTGAATCACTTCCTTGCTTTGAATTGCTACGCCCAAGCTCAACAATTCTTCAATCATCTGCTCTGTTTTTCCAGTTTGAGCGTACAAGGCCGCCAATTCCATTTTAAATAAATTATCATTTTTTGCCACATCTCTAGCCTTCAATAAAGTGCCAATGGCCGCATCCGTATTATCTATCTCTCTAAACTCATCGGCTAATTCTTTAAAGGCATTCAAATCTTTTGCAGGAATTTGGGCAATACTCTCTTGGTATTTTTGAGCGGCGGGCGCTGCTTGCCCCATTTGCTCCAACATTCGCCCCCAGTACAGTGTATAGAGGTAACCCACATTTTCATCAGATTTCTGCTGACGTTTAAAGAATTTTTCAGCTTCGTCAAAACTCTTGAGTTTGATCATACAGCCCACATACCTCCTCAAATAGATTTTGTTAAAATCTTTTCGCAAGACTTTCTGATAGAGAGTCACTACTTTTTCACACTCACCCTTTTGAAAGTATGCATCTGCTAAGTCGGCATCACTTTGGGCGTGGCTTTCTGTAGACACCAAAAGTAAAATGACACCAATGAACAGTATCCACAAACGATACGGAGTTGTACACATTTTTCCTGCACCCATTTTAATAATAATATATTTAATTTTTAAACTATTATAATCCATTAGCACCGGGGATAAGTGGATAAGAAAGTTATCCCCGCGTTATCCACTTTTTATTAAAACGTAAATGTGTATAAGTAGTAGGTTTATCCACGTTGTTTTATTTTTATCCACAACTGAAATTACTGTTTTTCAGGCATATCTGCAACTATTCACAATTGGACGTGGATTGTGGATAATTTTGTTCACGTTGGGGATGATTATTTTTCCACATTTTAACATGTTTAAAACGGCTTGAAATGATGTGGGAAATCGGGGTACATTCCCACATTTGTATTGTTGATAAATAGTTCTCCACATTATTCAAATGTTATCTACACGTTTTCCCACCACTTATCCACTTACCTATAAACATCTGTATCTGTTATCCACATACTTATTCACATCTTTTCCTCACAATTGTGTTTTTTGTGAAATAGGTGTTTCACAACCTAAAACTTACCTAGCTACTTTTTATACTATCTCAAAAAGTGAACCAAACTGCATAATAGCTTATCCACAGAGTGTGAATGATGTGGATTATTTTGTGGATAAGTCTATATCTATACCACTCATCACAAAGTTTTTCTTCACTTTTACCGCTTCGGTGTGGAAAAACACGGGTTCTGCTAGTTTGTTGGCTTTTACATCGCCCGTATCCCATTGTCCGTTTCCATTTTCATCCACAATTATGCGCAGTGTGTACGTAGCGGGTTTTAGATAGGAAAAAACATAAGGTGTTTTGTTACTGATTGATTTAACTACTTCAAACTTATCATCGAGCAGTTCAACGATAAATTTACTTTTAGCACCCTTTATTTCACCTTCCAATGTGCCGTAGTTTTCCTCATCCATGATGGGGAGCTTATAGATTTTAGCCGGGATTGTGTCGTTTTCTACGCTAAAGAAAGTGGCTTTGGGAATGACTACTTTGAGTTCACGACGTGCTAAAATAGGTCTCGAAAGTGAAAGAATGGCGTGATTATTGGCCCACGTAAAATCGGAAATTTTGATAACTTCGGCTTTTGTACTATCGCTAAATATCTGTATTTGATTAAGCCTTGCTTCGGCTACAGGTTTATTAAAGGTTAGTTTTAGGGCAAAATTTCTAGGCTCTATTTCGCCATTATCGGGAAAATTTGT encodes:
- a CDS encoding family 43 glycosylhydrolase → MKKFFFSFICCILWANGSLAQSKTYCNPINLDYGFTPIPNFSEAGRHRATADPLIVNFKGKYFLFSTNQWGYWWSDDLSKWNFVSRKFLLPHNKVYDELCAPAAWVMGDTLYVIGSTHTKEFAIWKSTNPTVDDWKIAVPAFEGAAWDPAFLYDDDKRLYLYYGSSNTYPLYGWEINPKTLQPIGERKELVRLHDDQHGWERFGDYNDNIFLKPFIEGAWVDKHNGKYYFQYGAPGTEFNGYADGVYVSDKPLGPFTYQKHNPFCYKPGGFIRGAGHGGSFKDNFENWWHITTGVVTVKNNFERRLVLFPTGFDKEGIMYSNTTFGDYPHTLPNGKANHLKSRFTGWMLLNYNKPVQVSSSLSGFAANYAVDEDIKTYWSATSANKGEWIQSDLGAISTVNAIQINYADQDVDSMFLGKFTNIYHQYRLWHSLDGKKWQILVDKSQNRTDVPHDYIELPKPVETRFIKLENIHMATGKFAISGLRVFGKGKGNAPKSVKGFIVLRQEDDKRNAWLKWYPESGAQGYHIHFGIAPDKLYSSIMVYGKNEHYLKAMDKSTTYYFSIEPFNENGVGQRTDVMKVE
- a CDS encoding ComEA family DNA-binding protein, producing the protein MDLFLTNRLIVSYLSMSIVSILFFTYSTSQTHAQEFRRREIDPNSVVQNLLPIQSEDLNYNEVYENLIQLYTTPLDLNTCTRDDLASTYLLNERQINSFFTYREQLGKLVSIYELQAIPTFDLPTIYKILPFVTVIPDSKLLWNDLTNPTDHYLLIRTEQSLEQKRGFTNDVPISRDGVPQRFEGSSTQWYARYRYSKSRNFSLGFTIEKDEGEAFRWQPSQHRYGPDFISFHAQIQNRGRIKNLVIGDYQLQIGQGLIYSAGFSLGKGMETVYTIRRPTTGARPYSSVTESGFFRGTSFTYLLTKRLQLTALYSRVRRSGSVSISNDLTGEEVISTLQTDGLHRIPNELAIRANVVEQNAGAHLLYQFARGEIGGTMLYTHFSQPLQRAVAVRNEYEFKGINNLLTGIHGNYLWHNYNLFAEVARSKSGGVGVVAGILASISKRWDATFLFRHFDKNFHSFYSNAFSESSRNSNETGVYIGGKYTIHKKLKAGAYVDGYRFPWFRYLVDKKPTYGYDFLVQGTWTPNKKWAFYAIYRQEQKEHNIASKLSKQKFVTNTNRHQLILNTEYNASKIWSFRTRAQGSTFAYKNFKIDKGWMLMQEINADFGKISALLRFSIYNTDSYDSRQYAVERDVLYAVSMPAYYDYGFRNFLLIRYTPHARTDIWVRFARTDMPNQETLSSYVDEIDASHRSELKLQVRHRF
- a CDS encoding phosphoenolpyruvate carboxylase, whose amino-acid sequence is MPNVYQDAVVTKYNIFNSLFLSLPFHDIFRTGTLLPLLVQASEEGFEAGNSPQQIIESFFEEYTEHATEHERRDMLFNFIKFIERQVVLFDSVEDAGFDQTHDLNGPGSITQLLNRIDSDDLREKLLKKLDDFCVRIVLTAHPTQFYPGKVLGIITDLEEAIKDNDFVTVNNLLLQLGKTGFINKNKPTPFDEALTLGWFLENVFYEAIPAIMKKLLRGLNFPIDKWEHTELFRLGFWPGGDRDGNPFVTSDVTLQVADRLRQILLKCYWRDIKYLKRRLTFDGVEDFIATAERKVNNAIYYPEQEHYATAEELLSDLQQAREVLVKHHDSFFVDSLDDTILKIKLFGFFFASLDIRQVSPKHSLAWEEVLTKIEKQVPVFTYTDYQSWDEKRKIDFLLSLQVELTETDFHDPITQDIYGSMLAIREIQRRNGESGAHRYVISNCASALNVVEVLALMKNVWKTSEIGVDIVPLFETVDDLAGAADVMKQLFENKYYREHLARRGNQQTIMVGFSDGTKDGGYLRANWSIFTAKEQLTKISREYDVKVTFFDGRGGPPGRGGGNNHAFYASLGKDIEDKEIQLTVQGQTISSNYGTVPTAMYNLERLFTAGLENHLFMAKNTKDQLSDADKALMEELANVAYDAYLGLKNHKTFVPYLEKITPLRFYGQTKIGSRPDKRGSGGGLKFEDLRAIPFVGSWAQMKQNVPGFYGFGSALETLKKNGKMDALKKLYKRSLFVRTLVENSMQSLMKAYYPATKYLKENPEFSTLWNMMFEEYERSINLMLEFSGEKELMNQNPVTKESIIVRERIVLPLMTIQQYALQKLQSADLPAAEVDVYSKLVMRAMFGIINAARNSA
- a CDS encoding tetratricopeptide repeat protein; amino-acid sequence: MGAGKMCTTPYRLWILFIGVILLLVSTESHAQSDADLADAYFQKGECEKVVTLYQKVLRKDFNKIYLRRYVGCMIKLKSFDEAEKFFKRQQKSDENVGYLYTLYWGRMLEQMGQAAPAAQKYQESIAQIPAKDLNAFKELADEFREIDNTDAAIGTLLKARDVAKNDNLFKMELAALYAQTGKTEQMIEELLSLGVAIQSKEVIQNYFQDFLREEKDQAKFEKILYEKIQRQPNEPFFAEMLIWFLTQKKQFSKAFIQERALDRRFKYNGTKVFDLGNLALQNKDFPAAIQSFEYVVKDYPQGQLYPYARRMMIVAREEQVKNTFPVEITSVRRLIEDYKKLLGELGQNNRTLEAMRSMASLYAFYLNEKDSATVILQNAVKIGRAESDFVDKCKLDLGDIFLLKNEPWESTLLYSQVEKSQKETPLGYEAKLRNARQFYYTGDFELSKALLDILKMATTREIANDAGALSLLIQDNTGLDTSEDAMKEYAAIDLLLYQNQTQIALDRLDGMFVRYKDHPLADEILWLKARTYAKMGENQKAVDNLQIIVDKFSTDILGDDALFMMAELYQNRFKDKDKSMELYQRMLEKYPASIYAADARKRFRQLRGDTL
- the mraY gene encoding phospho-N-acetylmuramoyl-pentapeptide-transferase translates to MLYYLFSYLDKEFNFPGAGVFQYISFRALGATITSLLIAAIFGGRIINFLRNQQIGETIRDLGLQGQMEKKGTPTMGGFIILASLLIPALLFAKLSNVYIVLLLITAVWTGLIGFLDDYIKKFKNNKEGLQGKFKVVGQVGLGLIVGITLSFNQHVKIRQYDKPLISSAIGEVQRYTDVINPTITTLPFIKNNEFDYSSLLFGLLPDSYTWIIYTIVAVFIITAVSNGANITDGIDGLAAGTSIIIALTLGVLAYISGNAKFSQYLNIMYIPNSGELVIFIAAFVGACVGFLWYNSYPAQVFMGDTGSLMLGGVIAVISLAVRKELLIPIMCGIFLVELVSVILQVSYFKYTKKKFGEGKRIFLMSPLHHHFQKKGYHEAKIVARFWIVGIILAIATLVTLKLR
- a CDS encoding phosphoglycerate mutase family protein, translating into MVKVALKEVLLAIGLIASLNSCYTSQIYIVRHAERLDDSADTPLSEGGHQRARALSDSLYNKKIDHIFVSKYQRNRHTAQPLTERLGKQYEIYEPKPVSVIVERLKKIKGKNALVVGHSDTILEIAQGLGTKPSIPKIVHEDYDNLLVVTVNKGVFGKKVILEEKTYGQKTLP